From Brucella anthropi ATCC 49188:
AATGAAGGGGAACCCCATGAGAAGGTTATTCCGTGCCGTCCTGACTGCTATGGCGCTTTCGGTCGCCGGGGCGGGCACAGTCGCGCTGGCCCAAACGCCGCCCAATGTGCTGATTGTCGGGCAGATTGCAGAGCCGCAATCGCTCGATCCGCATACAGTCACGGCTACCAATGATTTCCGCATCCTCGTCAATATTTATGACGGCCTTGTGCGCTACAAGGACGGAACGCTGGAAGTAGAACCGGCACTGGCGGAAAGCTGGACGATTTCGGACGACGGCAAGACCTATACGTTCAAGCTGCGTCAAGGCGTGAAGTTCCATGACGGTTCGGATTTCAATGCCGAAGCGGTCAAATTCAACTTCGACAGAATGCTAAAGGAAGACCATCCGTTCTATAACACTGGCCCATTTCCGCTTTCGTTCAATTTCTCGTCCATCGATGCAGTCAATGTGCTCGATGAACACACTGTCGAGTTCAAGCTGAAGGAGCCTTTCGCTCCATTTCTTTCCAATCTGGCCTATCCGACCGGCCTGATCGTGTCGCCGGAAGCGGTCAAGAAATACGGTAAGGAATTTGGCCGTCATCCATCAGGAACCGGTCCGTTCAAGTTCGCGGAATGGCAATCCGGCCAGCGTGTGGTGGTGGAGCGTAATCCCGACTATTGGGACACAGCGCCAGCATTGGAAGCGGTTGTGTTTCGCCCGATCACGGATGCCAATACACGCGTCGCGGAGATGATGGCAGGCGGGCTGGATGTCATGGTGGAAGTGCCGCCGGATAATCTTGCCACCTTCAAACAGGACGCGAATTTCGCGGTTGCCGAACAGGCGGGCCCCCATGTCTGGTTTACCATCCTGAACGCGAAGAGCGGTCCATTCGCGGATAAGAAAGTGCGTCAGGCGGCGAATTATGCGGTCAACAAGCAGGGGCTTGTCGATAATGTTTTGCAGGGTTCCGCAACTGTTGCTGCGGGGCCGATCCCACCCGCCTTCAACTGGGTCGAGAACAAAGCCGAACCCTATCCTTATGATCCGGAAAAGGCCAAGGCGCTCCTTGCCGAAGCTGGTGCAAGCAATCCTGAAATCACGTTCTATGTGACCGAAGGCGGTTCTGGCATGCTTGATCCAATCACGATGGGTGCTGCAATCCAGGCCGATCTTCAGGCTGTGGGCTTCAAGGTCAAGATTGAAACCTATGAATGGAACACGTTCCTTGGCCGGGTCAATCCGGGGCTGGAGGGCAAGGCCGATATGGCCGAGATGGCATGGATGACCAATGATCCGGACACGGTGCCTTATCTGACGCTTCGCAGCGACGCACTGCCGGACAAGGGCGGTTTCAATTCCGGTTACTATTCCAACCCCAAAGTGGATGAGCTTCTGGAGAAGGCGCGGTCATCGACCGATCAAACCGAGCGCGGCAAGCTTTATGGCGAAGTGCAGAGCATCGTCCATGACGATGCACCATGGCTGTTCGTGGCGAACTGGAAGCAAAATGCAGTCACGACCGCTGCCGTCAAGGGGTTCAAGTTGCAGCCGTCCTTCCTGCTGCATTTGAAAGACGTAACCAAGCAATAAGCGGGGAGGGCATTCATGCCAGCCTATATCCTCAAGCGACTTGTCGCCGTTGTTCCTGTGTTGCTCGGGCTCTCGATCATCGTTTTTCTCGTCATGGCGATGATCCCCGGTGATACGGCGACTGCCTTGCTCGGATCATATGCGACGCCGGAAAATGTCGAGCGGATCAATCGCGATCTCGGTCTCGACAAGCCGTTGCTGCAACAATATTTCATCTGGATGGGCAATCTCCTGCATGGAGATTTCGGGCGTTCCTTCGTGCTCAATCGTCCGGTGCTGGATGAGGTTATGGAGCGCTTTCAGGCGACACTCGTGCTTGCGGGCGTAGCACTGGTACTGTGTTCAGTCTTCGGCCTGCTCGCGGGCATCGTTTCGGCGGTACGCCAGTTCGGCTGGGCAGACAGGACGATCACTTTCATCGTGCTTGCCGGAATTTCCATTCCCTCATTCTGGTTGGGGTTGCTTCTGATCTATCTCTTCGCGGTCCATTGGCGCATTCTGCCAGCGTCCGGCATGTATGCTGTTTATGGTGGCGGTGACCTGAAGGATCTGCTCTGGCATCTGATCCTGCCTGCCACGACGCTGGCCGTGGTAGCGGCAGGCGTGATCGCACGTCTGACCCGCGGCGCGATGCTGGAAGTGCTTCGTCAGGACTATATCCGGACAGCCCGGGCCAAAGGTCTCAACGAACGTCGTGTGATATACGGTCATGCGTTTCGCGCCGCACTTGTCAGCGTCATTCCTGTAATCGGTATTCAGGCGGGATTTGTGCTGGGCGGCGCCGTCTACATCGAAACCGTGTTCCAGTGGCCCGGTATTGGCGCCATGCTGGTGAAAGCCATTTCCACCCGCGATATCTTGCTGGTGCAGGGTGGCGTACTTGTGGTTGCCGCGAGTTATGTTCTTTTCAATCTGCTCGCTGATGTCATCCAGACCATGCTCGATCCAAGGATACGCTCATGAGCGCGCTTCCAGAAATTTCTGCCGCGCCAACGGCGGTCCGCATGTCATCATGGCGGCTCCTGATGAGCAATCGACTGGCGGCTTTCGGCTTTTTTATGTTGGTCCTGATCTGCCTCGTCATTCTGTTGGCCCCGATTCTCCCGCTTCCCAATCCTGACGCGACTTCTCCCGCAATGCGATTGAAACCCGTGTTCAGCGAAGGACATCTTCTTGGAACGGATCAGCTCGGGCGCGATATATTGAGTCGTGTCATATGGGGCACGCGGGTGTCTGTCGCAGTTGGCTTTGCGGCGACGCTGATCGCAGCAATCGTCGGTTCTGCCATCGGTCTCGTGGCCGGCTATGCGGGCGGGCGAACTGACAATTTGATGATGCGCGGCATCGATATGCTGATGGCATTTCCTTATATCCTACTGGCGCTGGCTATCGTGGCAGTGCTTGGGCCGGGCCTGATGAATGCGCTTTACGCGATTGCGGTGGTCAATATTCCGTTCTTCGCGCGTAATGTTCGCGGGGTTACGCTTGGTCTCGCGCATCGTGAGTTTATTGATGCTGCCCGGCTCTCCGGGAAAAGTCCGGTTTCGATCCTGTTAAGCGAAGTGCTGCCCAATGTGCTGCCGGTTATCGTCATTACCATGTCGACCACGGCGGGCTGGATGATCCTCGAAACGGCGGGCCTGAGCTTCCTCGGTCTTGGCGCACAGCCGCCGCAGGCCGATCTCGGCTCCATGCTTGGTGAGGGGCGGGCACAACTGTTCAATGCCCCGCACGTCTCCATCGTGCCCGGCTTGATGATCTTCCTTCTGGTCATCAGTCTCAACGTATTGGGAGATGGGGTGCGCGATGTTCTCGATCCACGATTACGCTCAGGTGCGCTGGGTCGGCCAGGCGCGATAACCGATATTGCCAAGGACCGGTCATCGCCCGTGATCAAGGATAGCGAAAAAGCTCTTTCTATTGCCGGTCTCGAAACGGGCTTCGTCAATGGTGGGCATTTCACCCCCGCTGTCCGCAATGTTTCACTGGAACTTGAACGCGGCGAATGTCTCGGCCTGATCGGGGAGAGCGGATCGGGCAAAAGCGTGACCGCCCTGTCAGTAATGGGCCTCGTGGCGTCCCCGCCCGGACTTATCCGCAACGGCGCGATCTATCTGGGCGACCGGGACGTTCTTTCAATGTCTGAAACCGAGTTGACGGCGGCACGGGGCGCAAGAGTTGCTTATGTGTTTCAGGACCCACTGACAACGTTGCATCCTATGTATCCGGTCGGTCGGCAGGTCGAGGAAGCAATTGCAGCGCATCGGCGGATTGGAGCCAGTGAGCGGCGGGAACAGGCGATTGTGCTTCTTGACAAGGTTGGCATTCCAGATGCAGCAGAACGGGCCAATCACTATCCGCACCAGCTTTCAGGTGGCCAGCGTCAGCGTGTCGGCATTGCCATGGCTCTGGCCAATGATCCAGACATCATCATTGCGGACGAGCCGACCACGGCGCTCGATGTTACGGTGCAGGCGCACATTCTCGAGCTGCTACGCGATCTCCAGCGCGAGCGCGGCATGGCTCTCCTGTTTATCACCCATGATTTTGGAGTGGTTTCGGAGATTTGCGACCGCGTGGCAGTGATGAAAGACGGCGAGATTGTCGAGACGGGCACGACATCGGAAGTTCTTTCCAATCCGCAGCACAGCTATACGAAACGCTTGATAGCCTGCGTTCCCGAACTTGGGCAGGGTGCCGACTTTCTGGAACGTGTGGCTGGTCTCTTCAAGCGCGAAAACGGGAAGGCGGCAGGATGAGCGGAAATGCGATCAGCGTTCGTGATCTCACCAAAACCTTCGGTGGCGGACGAACACTTCTGGGGAAAGAGCGTCACAAGGTCGAGGCGGTTAAAAATGTTTCGTTCGATCTTGGAAGCGGTGAGACACTGGCGATTGTCGGTGAAAGCGGATCGGGCAAAAGCACGCTCGCCAGAATGCTCGTCGGGCTGACAGAGCCGACGGGCGGTACGATGACGATTGCTGGACGCGATGCGCATGAACTGCGAAATTCCGGTGCTCGGGCATTCGGCAAGGTCATACAATATGTGTTTCAGGACCCTGTCGCTTCACTCAATCCCAGAAAGACGATCCGGCAGATACTGGAAACACCACTAAAGCTTCTGGGCGGGCTGGATTCAGCTCAGTGCCAGCAACGCATGATCCAGTTGCTGGACGCCGTTCAGATGCCCAAGGATACGCTGGAACGATATCCGCACGAATTCTCCGGCGGGCAGGCGCAACGTATCGCCATTGCGCGCACGCTGGCCGCTGAAGCGGAAATCGTCGTGCTCGACGAACCGGTTAGCGCGCTGGATGTCTCTGTTCAGGCGCAGGTTCTGTTGCTTCTGGATCAACTGAAGAAAGAGTTTGGTCTCTCCTATCTCTTCATCAGTCATGATCTTGCCGTGGTGGAAGCCATATCCGACAGGGTTGCGGTTATGTATTTCGGGGAAATCGTTGAGGAAGCAACCGCAAGCGCTCTTTTTGCCAGACCTGAACATGCCTATACACGACAACTCGTGGAAAGCGCGCCGCGCATCAGGAGAGAGTAGCAAGATATGGTCAGAATGGCCCGGAATTCCGATCACGAACCGCAATCGCGCGCGAGGGCGGCAAAGATCCGTCGGCGCCCGGAAGAGATTGCTGACCGTATCAAGGACGTTATCCGTTCCGATGCATTGAGGCCGGGAGATCGACTGCCACAGGAAAAGGAACTGATTGACCAGTTCAAGGCCGCCAAGGGCACTGTGCGCGAAGCGATGAAGGCGCTGGAGACGCAGGGTCTGATTTTTACGCGCAGCGGTCCCGGCGGTGGGGCTTTTGTGGCCGAACCTTCCGCCCAGCACGCAATGGAAATGCTCGGAAGCTATTTCTTTTTCGATCAGCCGAGCCTTGCCGAAGTTTACGCTATCCGTAAGCTTCTCGAACCGGAGGTTGCCGCTCTCTTGTCCGGCAGATTGACTGGTGACGACATTGCTCGGCTGGAAAATGCGATGCGGGTCTACGATCGCCCGCCGGTCGATCTTGATGATCAATATCGCCAGCGCATTGCGGAACTGGATTTCCATTCCTTGCTGGCACAGCTTTGTCCGGACCGTCTGTTGGGCTTCATCTGCGGATTGACCCACAATCTGTTGCGAAGCCTGCCAATAGCGCGCGCAATCTATGCTGATCCGACACCGGCTTCGCGCGAAGAAGGACTTATCTTCCAGCACCGATTGCTCGCAGCGCTTGTCGAAAATCGCAGCGAGGATGCGCGCCGTATAACGTTTGAGCATATGGTTTCCGCTGAAAACTATATGCTTTCCAAGGCGAATTTAGTCGGAAAAGCCACATAGCGGAAACGAAAAAGTTGGGAACAATCCCGACGCTCCCGCATTTGCAATTATGCAGGCCGCCGCCTTAACAGATGCGACGGCCTCATTTGTTTATGAATGACAATGGAGGTTTCGACCCTTTTTATGTGTGGTATTTGCGGAGAAGTCAGGTTTGACGGTGGTTCGCCGTCAGTTTCGGCAGTCTCGAAAATGGCGGATGTACTCAGTCCTCGCGGGCCCGATGCATCCGGGATTGTGATCCGGGGCAATATCGGCTTCGGGCATCGAAGATTGAGAATCCTTGATCTTTCTGAAAAATCGCAGCAACCGATGATCGACGCCGACCTCGGTTTGACGCTTGTGTTCAATGGCTGCATCTATAATTTCCGCGAATTGCGCACAGAGCTGGAACAGAAGGGCTACAAGTTCTTCTCCGACGGTGACACAGAAGTCATTCTCAAGGCATGGCATGCATGGGGCGAAAGCTGTGTAACGCGTTTTCTTGGCATGTTCGCTTTCGCCATTCACGAACGTGATACCGGCAGGGTTATCCTCGCGCGTGATCGGTTCGGCATCAAGCCGCTCTATATTGCCGAGGCGGAGGGTGCCTTGCGGTTCGCCTCTTCCTTGCCTGCTCTGGTTAAGGCAGGCGGCATCGACACCTCGATAGACCGCGCGGCCTTGCACAATTACATGAGTTTTCATGCCGTCGTGCCGCCACCGCGCACGATCTATAATGGTGTTCGAAAGCTCCCCCCGGCGACGATCCGTGTCTATGAACCGAATGGGCGTTTCGCTGACCGCATCTATTGGCAGGCGCCTTATCGCCGACTGCCCGGCGACGGCGCGTTGAGCCGCGAGGAATGGCAGGAGCAATTGCTCGCTATGCTGCGTGTCGCAGTCAAGCGCCGGATGATTTCCGACGTGCCGGTCGGCGTGCTTTTATCCGGCGGGGTGGATTCCAGCCTGATCGTCGGTCTGCTTGCTGAGGCCGGTCAATCGGGACTGATGAGTTTTTCAGTTGGCTTTGAGGAAGCAAACGGGGAAAAAGGCGACGAATTTGTCTATTCCGATCTGATCGCCGAGCATTTCGGCACCGAACATCATAAGATCTTTGTGCCCTCGGCAGACCTCATGGACGCCTTGCCGGGAACGATCGCGGCAATGTCCGAACCAATGGTGTCCTATGATAATGTCGGCTTCTACCTCCTTTCCAAGGAGGTTTCGAAGCATATCAAGGTTGTCCAGTCGGGACAGGGGGCAGATGAAGTTTTCGGCGGCTATCACTGGTATCCACCGCTAGTCGATTCCAACGATGTCGTCAGCGACTATGCCAAAGGGTTCCGTGACCGCTCGCATGACGTTCTCGCCACGCAGCTATCGCCGGAATGGATGCCGGAACGTGATTACAGTCAGGACCTTCTGGAAGAACATCTGCTGCAGGATGGAGCGGATACGCCTGTCGACCGTGCGCTGCGGCTCGATACGAATGTGATGCTCGTGGACGATCCGGTCAAGCGCGTGGACAACATGACGATGGCTTGGGGGCTTGAAGCGCGGGTGCCATTTCTGGATCATGAATTGGTCGAGCTTGCCGCCCGCATTCCGCCGGAGGAAAAACTGCGTGACGGCGGCAAGGGTATCCTAAAGGATGTGGCGAGAAAGGTCGTTCCAAGCGAAGTGATTGATCGCAAGAAGGGATATTTCCCGGTTCCGCAGCTCAAATATATCGATGGCCCTTATCTCGATATGTTGCGAGACGCCCTCTCTTCACAAAAGGCGAGGGAGCGCGGGCTTTTCCAGCGCGATTATCTTGAACGCCTGTTTGCAAAACCGTCCGAACACATAACGCCGTTGCGCGGTTCTGAGCTTTGGCAGGCCGGCCTCCTTGAAATGTGGCTGCAAACGCAGGAGGCATGAAATGCGGAAAACCGGTGAGGTGGATATGACCCGGCAGAAAGCGAAAGGTCGCAAAGCCTTTTCGCACCGTCTTACGCGCTTGCGTACACCTGAAAGCGCAGGCTTTTATCAGGAACATGCGCACGGCCATGACAAGGCGGGAAGCGAAGATCGCAAGCAGGATGTGGTTGTCGATTGCGGCTGGGGCCGACTACTCTTCGCGCAGACCTTCGAGACCAATGAAGCCATAGTGGAAGCATTGCGGGGGGAAGCGCCAGCGAGCCGCGATATCGTCTTTTACGTCAGCGATCCTCACGTACTGCTGTCACTCGCACCACATGAGATATTTCTCGATCCGTCGCATACATACCGGATTGAACTTGCGACCTATCGACCGGGCGGGCGACGGATGCGTGGCATCACCATACGTCGCGCAGTCTCCGAAGTGGACGCGGAAGGCATCAACGCTGTTTACGCGGCCTGTGGGATGGTTCAACTGCGTCCCGACTTTTTCTCATCGGAACGAGACAATCGTGCTGTTACCTATTTCGTGGCTCAGGACGATGCTACCGGCGAAATTGTTGGCACCGTAACTGGCATCGACCATCAGCGCCTTTTCGATGATCCTGATCGCAGTGCTTCGCTTTGGTGTCTTGCAGTTCATCCTCAAGCGCGGCAGCCGGGTATTGGTGAAAAACTGGTGCGTAAACTTGCCGAGCATTTTCAGGCTCGCGGCTTGAGCCATATCGATCTCTCGGTTCTGCACGATAATGAGAATGCCATAAGGCTCTATGAAAAGCTGAAGTTTCGTCGCGTTCCGCTCTTCGCGATAAAGCGTAAGAACGCAATCAACGAGAAATTTTTCGCCTCGCATCTGGAAACCTTCGATGCGCTCAATCCCTATGCTCGCATAATCGTGGATGAAGCGGTGCGTCGTGGTATTCAGGTTGAAATAACCGATGCTGAAGGCGGCTTTTTCCGCCTCTCCTATGGCGGGCGTTCCGTCCATTGCCGTGAGAGCTTGTCTGAAATGACATCGGGTGTAGCGATGTCAATCTGCGACGACAAGGCCGTGACGCGGCGCGTCGTCGAGAAGGCTGGTCTGATAGTGCCGGAGCAGATTGCCGCCGAAGCGGACGATGATGCGCTGGAAGCTTTTCTAAAACGTCACAGCAAGCTGGTGGTGAAACCAGCCCGGGGCGAACAGGGAAGAGGAATTTCCGTCGGCATATCGACCATGAAAGACCTGCGAACGGCGATCAAACAGGCGCGAACCGTGTGCGACCGCGTGCTGCTGGAGGCGTGTTTTGAAGGTGAGGACCTTCGGCTGGTGGTTATCGACTACCAGCTCGTTGCCGCTGCGGTTCGTCGCCCGCCACGTGTTGTCGGTGACGGCAAGGCAACCATCCGCAAGCTTATCGAGATACAATCGCGCAGACGCGCTGCGGCGACTGGCGGAGAAAGCCGCATACCGGTCGATACGGAAACGAAAAGGTGTCTTGAGGAACAAGGCCTGTCGCTCGATTCCGTTCTGGAAGATCATCGTGAAATCACAGTGCGCAAGGCGGCCAATCTACATACAGGCGGTACGATCCACGACGTGACAGCGACTGTTCATAGAAACCTTGTCGATGCTGCCTGTAAGGCTGCGCGTGCAATCGGCATTCCCGTTGTCGGGATCGATTTCATGGTCAAGCAGCCCGAAAAGCCGGACTATATTTTCATCGAAGCCAATGAGCGTCCCGGCCTTGCCAACCACGAACCGCAACCGACAGCAGGCAAGTTTGTCGACTTGCTTTTTCCGGGCTCAAGATAATGATAGTTTAGAGATATCTAAACTATGGAATGTTCGCCGGAAAGTCTCTCCGGCGAACTTGAAACTATGCAACCCGCAAACAATATGCTGTATTTTAGCTATTGAGGAAATTTTAAGCAGAAACTGTACTCAGCAAATCAATTCTCGATTGTAACGGAAAAATTCATTTTTCATTTGGTTTCTGCCTCTATCCCTTTACGACAGGGGGCTCGGGCGGAAAAGGTTGATCGAACCGCATTCACGCCTGAGCGGAAAAGGGCTGAAAATGGATACGCGGGGGCAAAGCAGCAAGAATGTGCCGCTGGCAGTCGATCTGGACGGAACTCTGGTTTCGACCGATCTGCTGTGGGAGGGTATTTTTCTTCTTTTGAAGAGGAACATCCTGTTCGTCATCATGCTGCCGGTGTGGCTGTTCTCAGGCAAGGCATATCTCAAGCGACAGGTGGCTGAGCGCGTAACGCTCGATGCATCGCGACTTCCCTACCGAACCGAGTTTCTGGAGTTTCTGCGTAGCGAACATGGGTCGGGGCGGACTTTGGTGCTGGCAACAGCTGCTGCTGAACCGATGGCCAAGGCTGTTGCGTCTGAGCTTGGGATTTTCAGCGCTGTCTATTCAACATCCGGTACGACCAATCTTTCGGCACAGCGCAAGGCTGATCTGCTTGTCGAGCACTATGGGCGACAGGGATTCGACTATGCCGGAAATGATCGTGATGACCTGCCTGTTTTCGACGCAGCCCGACAGGCGATCGTTGTCGCACCTGATCGTGCAGCGGCACATTTCCAGAAGCAAACTGGTTGTGAACTTTTCAGTGCCGAAAAACCAACTATTCGAACCTATGCTCGTATGCTCCGCGTTCATCAGTGGCTAAAGAATCTGCTCGTCTTTGTCCCGGCCATTCTGGCGCATGACATAATGAAGCCAGACGTGTTGATTGCGACTTGCTTGGCATTCGTGGCCTTTTCTGCGGCATCGTCTGCGATCTATATCGTCAATGATATTGTCGATCTTCCGGTGGATCGAAGACATGTGCGAAAAAATCAGCGACCTTTTGCACACGGAAAGATATCCATTCCCTTTGGCCTAAGCGTTGCGGCCCTGTTGTTGCTTCTGACGGCTTTTATCTGCTTTTTCCTTCCGCCCGCCTTTACGCTTGCAATCGTCACCTATCTGTTTTTCACGACCGCCTATACCTTCGCCTTGAAACGCATGTTGTTGGGAGACGTGATTTGCCTCGCGGGACTTTACAGCCTGCGGCTATTGGGAGGGTCGGCGGCTTCCTATATCCCGCCATCGTTCTGGCTGATGGCCTTTGCCATGTTTTTCTTTCTGTCGCTGGCGCTGGTGAAGCGTTATGTCGAACTGCAGGGCGCTACCGTGACAGAAAAGGACCGGATTTTGGGGCGAGGTTACCGTCCGGAAGATCGCGATATTGTCGGACAGTGTGGGGTCGCAGCCGCGTTTACCGCAGCGCTGGTTTTGGCACTCTATATTAATAGCGATGCCGTCAAGACGCTCTACACCTATCCCTGGCTGATATGGCCGCTCGGTCCGATCGTGCTCTATATCAACGTGCGTGTGTGGATACTGGCGCATCGCGGCGACATGGATGACGACCCGGTCCTCTTCATTGCCAGGGATTGGCGCAGTCAGGTCGTCATCGCGCTTGGCGCGGTGCTGCTTCTTGTGGCTGGTATGCGCTGATGGAACAATCCTTCGACAGTTTCGGACGTATTAACCGGCGAAGGCGGCAATACCTTCCGCTGGAGAGACTGGAGACTGATTTCACGCGAGCCTTGCCCGGCGATGCGAGCCTTTTGCCATTCGGAAATGGTCGCTCCTACGGCGATAGCTGCCATAATGATATGGGCTTTCTCGTGCCCATGCAGGCGCGGAAAAAGATACTACACTTCGATCCAGATACGGGATTGCTGACGGCTGAAAGCGGCGTGTTTTTGAGTGAAATCGTCGCCCATGTTGCTCCGCATGGCTATTTTCTGCCTGTCACGCCGGGCACGCAGTTTGTGACGCTCGGCGGCGCCATTGCCAATGACGTGCATGGTAAAAACCATCACCGGCAGGGTACTTTCGGGTGTCATGTTGAAAGGCTGGAACTGCTTCGCTCGGACGGCGTCTACTACAGATGTTCCGATACGGAGAACATCGATCTGTTTCGGGCAACCATCGGTGGAATGGGACTAACCGGATTAATTCTTCGCGCAACGATCCGGCTCAAGCGGGTCGGCGGTCTCGATGTCGAGGAAAAGGTTCTGCCCTTCGCCAACCTCGATGCTTATTTTGATATGGCCGAGGTGGCCGATCATGAAAATGAATATGCTGTTGCCTGGGTCGATCAACTCTCCGATGGCCGGGGCTTGCTGATGGTCGGTAATCATGTTGCCGCGCCGAATGGCTCTATTTCGATCGCTGGGCGGTTTGGCGTGCCGATTGAATTGCCATTCTCGCTGTTGAACGAGACAAGCTTGTCGCTTTTCAATGCGGCCTATTTCCAGCGCAAGAGGCGGCTGAAAACAGCGCGTAGAGTGCCGTATCAAAGCTTCTTTTATCCACTTGACGGAGTGAGAAACTGGAACAGGCTTTACGGCTCGGCAGGGCTCTACCAGCATCAAAGTGTAATTCCGTTCGAAGCAGCCCGAAAGATCATTCCAGCGATGCTTGAGGCAAGTCGCAATGCAGGACAGGTC
This genomic window contains:
- a CDS encoding N-acetylglutaminylglutamine amidotransferase; this translates as MCGICGEVRFDGGSPSVSAVSKMADVLSPRGPDASGIVIRGNIGFGHRRLRILDLSEKSQQPMIDADLGLTLVFNGCIYNFRELRTELEQKGYKFFSDGDTEVILKAWHAWGESCVTRFLGMFAFAIHERDTGRVILARDRFGIKPLYIAEAEGALRFASSLPALVKAGGIDTSIDRAALHNYMSFHAVVPPPRTIYNGVRKLPPATIRVYEPNGRFADRIYWQAPYRRLPGDGALSREEWQEQLLAMLRVAVKRRMISDVPVGVLLSGGVDSSLIVGLLAEAGQSGLMSFSVGFEEANGEKGDEFVYSDLIAEHFGTEHHKIFVPSADLMDALPGTIAAMSEPMVSYDNVGFYLLSKEVSKHIKVVQSGQGADEVFGGYHWYPPLVDSNDVVSDYAKGFRDRSHDVLATQLSPEWMPERDYSQDLLEEHLLQDGADTPVDRALRLDTNVMLVDDPVKRVDNMTMAWGLEARVPFLDHELVELAARIPPEEKLRDGGKGILKDVARKVVPSEVIDRKKGYFPVPQLKYIDGPYLDMLRDALSSQKARERGLFQRDYLERLFAKPSEHITPLRGSELWQAGLLEMWLQTQEA
- a CDS encoding FadR/GntR family transcriptional regulator, with translation MVRMARNSDHEPQSRARAAKIRRRPEEIADRIKDVIRSDALRPGDRLPQEKELIDQFKAAKGTVREAMKALETQGLIFTRSGPGGGAFVAEPSAQHAMEMLGSYFFFDQPSLAEVYAIRKLLEPEVAALLSGRLTGDDIARLENAMRVYDRPPVDLDDQYRQRIAELDFHSLLAQLCPDRLLGFICGLTHNLLRSLPIARAIYADPTPASREEGLIFQHRLLAALVENRSEDARRITFEHMVSAENYMLSKANLVGKAT
- a CDS encoding ABC transporter substrate-binding protein, with the translated sequence MRRLFRAVLTAMALSVAGAGTVALAQTPPNVLIVGQIAEPQSLDPHTVTATNDFRILVNIYDGLVRYKDGTLEVEPALAESWTISDDGKTYTFKLRQGVKFHDGSDFNAEAVKFNFDRMLKEDHPFYNTGPFPLSFNFSSIDAVNVLDEHTVEFKLKEPFAPFLSNLAYPTGLIVSPEAVKKYGKEFGRHPSGTGPFKFAEWQSGQRVVVERNPDYWDTAPALEAVVFRPITDANTRVAEMMAGGLDVMVEVPPDNLATFKQDANFAVAEQAGPHVWFTILNAKSGPFADKKVRQAANYAVNKQGLVDNVLQGSATVAAGPIPPAFNWVENKAEPYPYDPEKAKALLAEAGASNPEITFYVTEGGSGMLDPITMGAAIQADLQAVGFKVKIETYEWNTFLGRVNPGLEGKADMAEMAWMTNDPDTVPYLTLRSDALPDKGGFNSGYYSNPKVDELLEKARSSTDQTERGKLYGEVQSIVHDDAPWLFVANWKQNAVTTAAVKGFKLQPSFLLHLKDVTKQ
- a CDS encoding ABC transporter permease, whose translation is MPAYILKRLVAVVPVLLGLSIIVFLVMAMIPGDTATALLGSYATPENVERINRDLGLDKPLLQQYFIWMGNLLHGDFGRSFVLNRPVLDEVMERFQATLVLAGVALVLCSVFGLLAGIVSAVRQFGWADRTITFIVLAGISIPSFWLGLLLIYLFAVHWRILPASGMYAVYGGGDLKDLLWHLILPATTLAVVAAGVIARLTRGAMLEVLRQDYIRTARAKGLNERRVIYGHAFRAALVSVIPVIGIQAGFVLGGAVYIETVFQWPGIGAMLVKAISTRDILLVQGGVLVVAASYVLFNLLADVIQTMLDPRIRS
- a CDS encoding ATP-binding cassette domain-containing protein, with amino-acid sequence MSGNAISVRDLTKTFGGGRTLLGKERHKVEAVKNVSFDLGSGETLAIVGESGSGKSTLARMLVGLTEPTGGTMTIAGRDAHELRNSGARAFGKVIQYVFQDPVASLNPRKTIRQILETPLKLLGGLDSAQCQQRMIQLLDAVQMPKDTLERYPHEFSGGQAQRIAIARTLAAEAEIVVLDEPVSALDVSVQAQVLLLLDQLKKEFGLSYLFISHDLAVVEAISDRVAVMYFGEIVEEATASALFARPEHAYTRQLVESAPRIRRE
- the ngg gene encoding N-acetylglutaminylglutamine synthetase is translated as MRKTGEVDMTRQKAKGRKAFSHRLTRLRTPESAGFYQEHAHGHDKAGSEDRKQDVVVDCGWGRLLFAQTFETNEAIVEALRGEAPASRDIVFYVSDPHVLLSLAPHEIFLDPSHTYRIELATYRPGGRRMRGITIRRAVSEVDAEGINAVYAACGMVQLRPDFFSSERDNRAVTYFVAQDDATGEIVGTVTGIDHQRLFDDPDRSASLWCLAVHPQARQPGIGEKLVRKLAEHFQARGLSHIDLSVLHDNENAIRLYEKLKFRRVPLFAIKRKNAINEKFFASHLETFDALNPYARIIVDEAVRRGIQVEITDAEGGFFRLSYGGRSVHCRESLSEMTSGVAMSICDDKAVTRRVVEKAGLIVPEQIAAEADDDALEAFLKRHSKLVVKPARGEQGRGISVGISTMKDLRTAIKQARTVCDRVLLEACFEGEDLRLVVIDYQLVAAAVRRPPRVVGDGKATIRKLIEIQSRRRAAATGGESRIPVDTETKRCLEEQGLSLDSVLEDHREITVRKAANLHTGGTIHDVTATVHRNLVDAACKAARAIGIPVVGIDFMVKQPEKPDYIFIEANERPGLANHEPQPTAGKFVDLLFPGSR
- a CDS encoding dipeptide/oligopeptide/nickel ABC transporter permease/ATP-binding protein — encoded protein: MSALPEISAAPTAVRMSSWRLLMSNRLAAFGFFMLVLICLVILLAPILPLPNPDATSPAMRLKPVFSEGHLLGTDQLGRDILSRVIWGTRVSVAVGFAATLIAAIVGSAIGLVAGYAGGRTDNLMMRGIDMLMAFPYILLALAIVAVLGPGLMNALYAIAVVNIPFFARNVRGVTLGLAHREFIDAARLSGKSPVSILLSEVLPNVLPVIVITMSTTAGWMILETAGLSFLGLGAQPPQADLGSMLGEGRAQLFNAPHVSIVPGLMIFLLVISLNVLGDGVRDVLDPRLRSGALGRPGAITDIAKDRSSPVIKDSEKALSIAGLETGFVNGGHFTPAVRNVSLELERGECLGLIGESGSGKSVTALSVMGLVASPPGLIRNGAIYLGDRDVLSMSETELTAARGARVAYVFQDPLTTLHPMYPVGRQVEEAIAAHRRIGASERREQAIVLLDKVGIPDAAERANHYPHQLSGGQRQRVGIAMALANDPDIIIADEPTTALDVTVQAHILELLRDLQRERGMALLFITHDFGVVSEICDRVAVMKDGEIVETGTTSEVLSNPQHSYTKRLIACVPELGQGADFLERVAGLFKRENGKAAG